From Jaculus jaculus isolate mJacJac1 chromosome 19, mJacJac1.mat.Y.cur, whole genome shotgun sequence, a single genomic window includes:
- the Samd13 gene encoding sterile alpha motif domain-containing protein 13 isoform X2, translated as MFLVASSSTENGRPPDPADWAVMDVVNYFRTAGFEEQARAFQEQEIDGKSLLLMTRNDVLTGLQLKLGPALKIYEYHVKPLQTKHLKSSSS; from the exons TTCCACGGAGAATGGGAGACCACCCGACCCTGCAGACTGGGCTGTGATGGATGTCGTCAATTACTTCCGAACAGCAGGATTCGAGGAGCAAGCCAGAGCTTTTCAGGAGCAG GAGATCGATGGGAAGTCCCTGCTATTGATGACAAGGAATGACGTGCTGACCGGACTGCAGTTAAAACTGGGGCCCGCGCTGAAAATCTACGAGTATCATGTAAAGCCTCTGCAGACGAAGCATTTAAAGAGCAGCTCTTCATAG